The sequence below is a genomic window from Myotis daubentonii chromosome 14, mMyoDau2.1, whole genome shotgun sequence.
ATGCGACCTGCAATTTTAGATCACTGTTCTGGAAATAAATGGACAAACACATCTCATCACCCTGAGTTTTTGGTCGGTGAAGAGGTAGGAAACTTCTTTACTgtgaaatggaagaagaaaaccTCGTCTTAATGCTGAAATTCATTTACTTTCCCATCCAGTTCTAGTTCCCTGGCATTCCGTAATTCTACTTTGAGGACCAGATAGTCACATTGGCTCTTGAAGTAATAGATATTCCACCCTCAACACTTAGAACATTCAGCAAGTGTTAATGATGATTTCTAGCCTTAGAATTTTGAGTGTGAATCCAGAAAACCCTGAGAGAAGAGTTTTAATGTGTTCATCTCCCTGTCTTCTAGGCCTTGTATGTTAATCCACTGGACTGTTACAATATCCACTGGCCTATTAGAAGAGGTCAGTTAAATATTCACCCGGGACCTGGGGGCTCCCTTACAGCTGTTCTGGCAGATATTGAAGTAATATGGTCTCATGCAATacaaaaatacttggaaattCCATTGAAAGATTTAAAGGTGAGCTCAGATTCCCAATTACTTGGATTGTCTTTAAGATTCTTGGTCGCCCAACtgatgtggcttagtggttaagcattgacctatgaaccaggaagtcactgtttgattccccattagggcacatccctgggttgaatgggcttgatccccagtaggggcagaaggcagccaatcagtgattctctctcatcatcgaagtttctgtctctcttttcctctcccttcctctctaaaatcaataaaaatatatttttcaaaaagttcgGCTCATGGGGCTCAGCAGTTGGGTGTTGAcagaggaaccaagaggttactggtttgatttccagttagggcacacgcctgggttgcaggctcagtccccagtaggggtgcatgcaggaggcagcccatcgatgatgttcctctctcatcaatgttattctctctctatctctctcccttcttcctctctctctaaaaaaaatgtttaaaaaaaaaaagattcttggTCAATTAAAGTATCCATTACTGAGTTCTTTGAAATATAGTGTCCTAAAAGCATTCTTGGCCTTCAGGTGAAGATATCTTTTCTATACTGAATCTAATCTCCCTTAAAGCTTCCTCTTTTTCgtgttctgtttgtttctttgatGTCTGTCTCTCCTGCTCTGCAGGCAGCAAGCTTGCTCATGTTTATGCCTTCTCTCTGGACCTTTTTCAGACACGAGTtaccttatttttcatttcacaatcctctataataaaagcctaatatgctaattgtctggtcgtccattcaaccaatcaaagcgcaatcctatataataaaagcctaatatgctaagcatcCGGTTGTctagttggccattcaaccaatcaaagcataatctacactaataaaagagaaaaatggtaattgacgtacgacgatacccttttcattggctaatcagggccatatgcaaattaactgccaactaagattggcagttaactgccaactaagattgtcagttaactgccaacaagatggcagttaatttgcatatgtaggcacaatgcagggaggcaaaagggaaagcaggaagaagccccctgccactgacagtgatcggaaacccaggggggagctaagagctggggggcagggcaaaggcggccctggggccgcctttgccctgccccccagccatgatcggagaatcaggtgccttttccgccctggccagtgatagcaggaagtaggggtggagccagcgatgggagctgggcatggtcgaagctggcagtcccaggagctaggggtcccttgcctgggcctaaagcgaagcccacgatcgcggggccgctgcagctgtgggtccctgctgcccgggccagacgcctcagccagaggcatcctgcaaaggcaggggcggagcccacgcgattgtggcccccccccccccccccgctgccactgcaggtccccgctgcccaagccggacacctaggccagaggcgtcaggcctgggcaaggggctgatcctgtgattggagggtgatgggggtcaacgcctgagggctcccagtatgtgagagggggcaggctgggctgagggacattcccccccccccccacaaacacccagtgcacgaatttcgtgcaccaggcccctagtatgctaataatatgctaaggccactcaactgcttgctaagtcgtgcactgaccaccagggggcaggtacTCCGGTAGGTTAGattcctgctggggtctggccaatcaggactgagagagacgggccagacatgctctggagccctcctgcggtctgtccccggctggccaacctgtgtccctccccagccccaatcgtgcaccggtggggtcccttggccaggcctgcgccctctcacaatctgggaccctttgggagatgtcggagagccggttttggcccgacagcggaacaaccagtctatatgacatgcacagaccaccaggggccagacactcaacgcaggagctgacccctggtggacagtgtgattccacagggggagagccgctcagccagaagccgggctcatggctggtgagtgcagtggtggtggcaggagcctctcccacctccgcagcagagctaaggatgtccaactgctggcttaggcccccagactgtgagagggcacagtccgggctgagggacccgccaagtgcacgaatttcgtgcaccgggcctctagtagttaaataattcaaagaaaaagaaaaaaatcaacattattttttcatgaaaCCCAAAAGATATTTTTGAGCTTTTATTCTGGGCCTCTAACCATTACTGCTACTGCTTTAGAGAGAATCCTCTCTGAAGACAAGTGTGAAATGTATTTGACCTGACTGTAATGTTAAccatttagtatttttttctttgttcttcttaGTATTATAGGTGTATCTTGTTAATTCCTGATATTTATAATAAGCAGCATGTGAAAGAATTGGTGAATATGATCCTAATGAAGATGGGTTTCTCAGGTATGTCTGATACTCCAGTGAAGCCTACTTGAAATGAGAGTCTTTTTCAGTGACAAAGTTAATCCAATTTACTGCTTTATTGAAGTATTTATTTGAGAGATTCGGCAATGCTTGAATATTTGCCCAGAAGTTCCTAGACTTTAGTTGATGATTTGTTTTAGGAGTGTTGCTGCTCCCCAGCTCATTGCTCCTCTGCCTTTTGTTTTAGGGATTGTGGTCCATCAGGAGTCTGTGTGTGCCACTTTTGGAAGTGGTTTAAGCAGCACGTGTATTGTAGATGTTGGGGACCAGAAGACAAGTGTATGCTGTGTGGAGGATGGGGTCTCTCATCGGAATACTCGGTAAGGGACGTGGAAGGTGGCATTCCCCATCCTTCTCCCCTCACAGCCTGTTCAACTATAAAGCACCACCAGtcagaaagaaattatttttaaggaattaTATATTCCGATTTTGCATAGGAAACCAGCAATATTGTGGAAGTGCAAATTCCAGCAAGACTATATACACAGCCGATTTTACCCTTTCCTTTGGGACTCTCTAGTGTAAGTTCACACCAGCAGCTCCTGAAAGTTCTAGCGTGTGCTGTGCTGTCCCATAGAGGAAGCTTATAGGTTACCTCTGTGTCTTTTGCTGTGGTCTGGCCTAGAGACACCAATTTAGGCAAGTCGTGTAAGAGAAAATAGGTTTTCAGGTTTGAGTTCTCTAGCTAGCTAGCATGTTGAGTATTTGCTTTTCTTGCCATAAATGGTGTTCGGTGAGTAACTTTATGGTGGTTAGTTCCCTTCATGTGTCATCACTGATACGAGAGTCAATAAAATAACTAGCAGGTTTGCTGCTTGTCCTTCCTGAGACAAGCGCCGCACAGGTAAGCAAGCACACTCTGGTTGTGCTCATGTGGGCTCCTTGCAGCATTGTGTGCTCCCAGGATGGCTTCTCCAGGAAGCATGAATTCTTCTTGTCCCTTACATTAGGTAGTTTGAATCTCAAAgtatagaaacaaatacagaagaGGTCCCAAGACGCTCATGAGAAAGGttaatctgttgcctcccacctCAAGTTACAAAGCATTCTAAAGCCCAGTATGACTTAGTTTGGCTCATCCATTGTTTGTATTGTCTAATGCCAGTGGTTTTCAAGATATTAAGAAAACACTGGATTTCagctctctaaccactgaaataATGTAGCAATGGTCTTTCCAAATTGTAGACACGTTCAGTTAGTGGATATTACCCTCGCAGATTTCTCCCATAACTTTGTCTTACAGTGTTTGTCACCTTTATTTGCTGGGGAATATACATAGGCAAACAACTGTCAAACGGTGAATGTTGGAAATGAGCTGGACTTAATAGTGTTTTCTATTTCTTAGATAGTTTTTGCAAATAGCATGACTGCTTCTAAGTGCTGTACCACTAGTTTATTCCAGAGTTCCCTTTTACCCTCCCATCCATTTATctgttctttcattcttttttttaaatatatttttatttatttcagagaagaagggagagggagagagagaaacatcaatgatgaaggagaatcattgaatggctgcctcctgcacccccctactgaggatcgagcctgcaacccgggcatgtgcccttgaccagaattgaacccgggacccttcattctgcaggctgacgctctatccactgagccaaaccagctagggctgttcttTCATTCTTTAATTTATTCCTTCAACAGACATTTCTTGAAACTTGCTCTTTTACCGTGCCTAATGGAGTTTTTGAATCCTTTGCACCTTCTGAACTGAGAGATTACCCATCCGCCCTTTCTCTTAACTCTAGACTCTGTCTGGCATATGGAGGGTCTGACGTATCAAGATGTTTTTACTGGCTGATGCAGCGAGCTGGATTCCCTTATAGAGAATGCCAGTTAACAAATAAAATGGATTGCCTTCTTCTGCAGCACCTAAAGGAAACTTTCTGTCATTTAGATCAGGTGGGAACAAAATCAAAATTGATTATTTTTGCTTTCAGGAAAAACGTAACAATATCATGCCACCCTTTCAACTTAAGCTGATAAAGCCTTGAAGCTGAAGCCTGTAGGAGTGAATTTTTTGGTGGGGTCAGAGCTGTATAGCTGTGTCTCAGGCTCTGGAGActgcttgttttttttaagagtttaGCAGATACCTCTCTATAGGTTCTGTGGTCATTCTGATGAAGGATGAATCTTTAGGTGTGAAGAATAGTAGCAGGTAATATGTAGGTACAGACACTTAGTAAAATGGTACCTTTTGAAGCACTTTCTTGGTATTGTGAGCAGTCAACATTTTATCATTGCTGTATATGGCGCGCTACCTTTTTATActcttagatttttttccccttttcaagTAATATAATTCTGATAAAAATTGTTGAGAAATATAAATCTAGGTAACATTCCTCAGTTATTGAGAGCGTTTTTTGATTGATTTGGATCATTATATTAGTGTTTTATCgataatgaagaaaacaaaacatttaacaTTCGTGTCAATTTCACAAATGTTAAAAGGAAAGCAAGTCACTCTTACGAAGTTCCAGTGGGTGTGGTAGAAAGTTGTAGGGCAGCCCTTTTATAGGTGAGGTTAACATGATAGGGAGGCTTCATTGTAATTAGAGGAGTTTACATGCACTTTTACTGATTTGCTGACGTCATCTTTTCCTGGAATCAGGACATCTCTGGGCTTCAGGACCATGAGTTTCAGATTCGACATCCAGATTCGCCTGCCCTGCTTTACCAGTTTCGCTTAGGAGACGAAAAGCTCCAGGTAACGCGTGGGTATATATTTTCACGGCTAGAAAGAAAGCCAGCCAGGCTCGGTCCCTTGCTGGAAACCTCATGAGGGCAGAATGTGAACTCGTGTAGATTATTCACTAAATCAAATTAGAACAGATCTGAGAACCATCTTTTTAATTAGTCACTACGTGATTAAGTCATTTAGAGAGAGATTCCATTCTTCTAGGTAACATTTGCTTTGAGATCCTGTGGTGTCATGTCACCCATTCAATTTGCATGATAAGTGAGTTTTCTGCCTGTCTGCACTGAAGAAATAATGCTTTTCCCAAAAAAGGACACTGCACAATCTAACTTCTCGGATCTAATctgccagttttgtttttttggaagaaCAAAACTTAGTGGGTCAGTTTTTTCAGGAGGCAGTATCTCAGGTGATTATTCTTTTCCTTCCACACACAGGCTCCAATGGCTTTGTTTTATCCAGCAACCTTTGGAATCGTTGGACAAAAAATGACGACTCTGCAGCACAGGTCGCAGGGTGACCCTGAAGACCCGCATGATGAGCACTACCTGCTGGCCACACAGAGCAAGCAAGAGCAGGTCCGCAGGTTCTGGTGTGAGAGGAGAGGTTTTGTCCCTGCAGGAGAAGTTGGCCCGTGATTGATGGATCAATGCAGTCACTGCCATCTGACAGAGTGCTAAAGCTGATCCTGTTTTAGAACTGTAGATGAAATGAAGTCTAAATTTAAAATCTGGGTGGCAGATCTTTTTTGGTTCAGCAAGCGTTCATCCATTTTTCAGAATACCAATCCacacatttaaaagtaaatttaatggAGTGACTTTTGAATATTTAtccatagtaaatattttcagtaaaatCTCACCTCTATTTAGTTATAAGGTATGAGGGTTGTGTGGCATAAGCAAAGAGTTGCATTCCTTTGTCCAGAGCTGATGCTAGTAATAGGATGGCTGATGCCGGGGCACAAATTAGAGCTGTTATCTGCTAATGAAACGGCAGCTCATGGGGAAGAGAAGAGGGCCGTATTTTCTAGTTCTCATTCCTGCCCCAAAGGTGAGCACGAGGTGGTTAGAAAAGGTCTGAAAATGAGGATTTCATAACAGACACTGGCCCAAGAATTCCACGGAAATACTCCGCTTAAAAACTCAGTTCAAGGAGAAAAGTTAGGCTGCACTGACATCTCAATTTTAAAATCCAGCCTGTAATAGTAAGGTGCTGAGATCGCCCTCCCTGCCAGAGACTGCTTTAGAATTGTCATAGTGCATCCTCTTCTGTCATCCTCTCTCTCAGGTGGGTGGTTGTATACTCTGGTGTATCTCCTCTCTGCACCACAGCAGCAGGCCCTCGTGTATAGTAGTGCATAGTGAGGgagcagcagggggagggggtctaGTTGGAAAACATGGACAGTGTTCTTAGTCATACCATCTACTTGATTGTC
It includes:
- the ACTR8 gene encoding actin-related protein 8 isoform X2, which gives rise to MTQAEKGDAENGKEKGGEKEKEQRGVKRPIVPAQVPESLQEKPESNEQRQNGLKMVDQAIWSKKMSNGTRRIPVSPEQARSYNKQMRPAILDHCSGNKWTNTSHHPEFLVGEEALYVNPLDCYNIHWPIRRGQLNIHPGPGGSLTAVLADIEVIWSHAIQKYLEIPLKDLKYYRCILLIPDIYNKQHVKELVNMILMKMGFSGIVVHQESVCATFGSGLSSTCIVDVGDQKTSVCCVEDGVSHRNTRLCLAYGGSDVSRCFYWLMQRAGFPYRECQLTNKMDCLLLQHLKETFCHLDQDISGLQDHEFQIRHPDSPALLYQFRLGDEKLQAPMALFYPATFGIVGQKMTTLQHRSQGDPEDPHDEHYLLATQSKQEQSAKATADRKSASKPIGFEGDLRGQSSDLPERLHSQEVDLGSSQGDCLMAGNDSEEALTALMSRKTAISLFEGKALGLDKAILHSIDCCSSDDTKKKMYSSILVVGGGLMFHKAQEFLQHRILNKMPPSFRRIIENVEVITRPKDMDPRLISWKGGAVLACLDTTQELWIYQREWQRFGVRMLRERAAFVW